Part of the Zea mays cultivar B73 chromosome 4, Zm-B73-REFERENCE-NAM-5.0, whole genome shotgun sequence genome is shown below.
ACATTCTCGTTGTTGGGGTAGGGGCTCGATCCACATCCACATATGTTTGAGGGGATGGCGTCGTCCCGAAGAGACCAAAGAGGGAGGGGGTCATCGGAGTTAGGTGCGGGAGAGAGGGAGTCACACCTGTGTGACCAGAAACACCTACGAGAAGAGCTAGAAAGGCTCGTTGTCTCATGGACAAGAAGTGGTTGGAGACAAGAAAGAAAAAGATATTTTCCAATGTCCTTTTTTTGCTTGTTTCTACAAGCATACATCTGTTGCGAGAATTTTCATgtatatacttatgagctattttCTGATACAAGGTTGCTACAACTGCATGTCATGTAACGTGACGATACAAATGTTTTTCTCAATTTATTTGAGTCTTAACTATTTTTagttaaaaataaatagaaatagagcCCGTTTGATCTGATTTTTAAATTTTATAGAACAAAATATAGAGTCGGATTTTTAAACCTAATTAAACCTATATTTAATACTGATAATAGATATTCGAGCATTTAATGTGACACGAACTAAACTTTACTCGGTGGAACCAAATACACCCAAGTTACTTTTTTATATATATTCATAATAATATTTTATAATTAAATTTAATATCGCGTGCAAGGCACGCCGCATAAACTAGTTTTCTCTCATCTCCGCCCCGTGGAGGAATTTATCTTTATAAGAATCTGTTTCTATTAGAAAGTGTAATGTATAGAGTATGTCTGGTTCAGCTTTCTAAACCAAATTCGGTCCCAAAAAATTAGAACCCCAAACCAAACAAATACAACATTATAATGGATTTCTAAAAATCTCTAGATTCATCTAGTTCAATTTATAATCACCTTCTATCCCAAATTTTCTATATTATTACCATTCATGTTACCAAAATATCATATCATGAGGAATCTATAATTGACATTTGTTTTTTAGTGTATGTTTGGTTCGACATCCTAAACCAGATTCGCCGCCAAAAATCTATAATCTCTACCAAATATTTACAATTAGTGGCGGACTCAACTCCCGAGCAGAACGATCGAGCGCCCGGGCTTGTGCTAGTGAAAACGGCTGTGACTCGAGTAATATATATATAGATGTATGCTCACCCATGAAGGTAGACCTGTCTCACCCATGTGGCGGCCAAGGTCCCGACGCAATGGCCAGGGACATTCCTGTTGTCGGGGTAGGGGCTCGATCCACATCCACATATGTTTGAGGGGATGGCGTCGTCCCAAAGACACCAAAGAGGATCCAAAAGATGGACAAATGCACGAACATATAAACAGAACATATACAATTCGAGTATGGGATTGCTCTTTAAGTACTAGAAGACTCCCATACTAATATAGAAGCCACTACATCTAGGTCTTGCTAGACAATCGACATCTGGCCTTATCTGCGGCAATCTGAAACCTAAATGACGCCAACAGATCCATATCCCCTGCCGGGCAGAGGCGATCGCCCGGCGCCAGGACCGATCCCTACCTCCTCCGCTGCCACGGCCGCGGCTGCCTCTGCCTCCGCGGCCTTGCGCGCCTCCGCGACGCGCTCCTCGATCTCGTCTTCGGTGTAGCCGTGCTCCTCGAGCGCGACCGTGAGCACGAGCAGCTTGACCTCGACTTGGCGCTTGCGGTCGTGCTCGAGGATCTCCTTGTTGGGCTTGCGCACCCCGCCGCCATCCGCGCCGGCGGCGTCGAGGGGCAGCGGCCTGTGGCGTCCGCCCGGACCCCCGCCGGCTGTGGAACGGGGCTTGACGAAGAACGTGTTGCTCTGCGCGTACCCATTGGTGCCCGACCCCCGCGCGGTCTGCAGCCCGATGCCGTTGTACATCGCGGCCGGCGGGCGGGGAGAGGCCGGATggatcggcggcggcggcgcaaacTAGGGCAAGGGAAGCCTGGCTAGGTCGAGGCTTCGTGCTCGCGCGTTAGATCCGCAGTCCGGACGGGGTGAGGTGAGAAGCGAGGGACGAGCCGGTTGGGTTATATTCTGATTATGGGCTGGCTCGTGACTCCGAGTCCGAGTCCgtagccccggccccggccccgggtAGAGATGACAACGGAAATTCCCGTTCGGATCTCTGTTCGCGCGAGGCCGCGAGGGTCACCGGTCACGTGAGAGTATTTTCTCTCATCTCCGGCACTTTGAGGAATTTATCTCCATGAGAATCTATTTCTGTTAGAAATTGTAATATTTGAGGTATGTTCGGTTTATCTTTCTGAACCAAATTTGCAGTTAAAAATTTAGAACTCCAACCAAACAGATGCAACGGTACAATAGATTTCTAAAAATATATGAATTCCCTAGATTTTCTATATTATTGTTATTCATGTTACCAAAATATCATACTCTGGAAAATCTATAATTGATATTTGTTTTAAGGCTTGTTTGGTTCAGCATCATGAACCAGATTCGTTACCTAAAATTTGTAATCTCAACCAAATAGTTACAATCAGTAGCAGACTCAACTTCCGAGCAAGGCGGGCGAGCGTCCGGGGGCTTGTACCGGTGAAAAAGACTGCAACTTGAGTAGTATTTATGCATGCCTATGGTCCTTGCGAAGGACTGTCCGCAATGGTTCTCACTAAATTTTGCCCCCTATATTCCAATATTTTGTCACCTCAGCAACTCCTCTGCCCCTATATGCTCACTCTCCGCAGTAGTTTCCCAAATTTCACCCCCTATAACCCATCATCCGATTAAAATATGCATTTTCTTTCAACTATCACAACCACATGCATTTTCTATTTTTTACTAAACATGGacgaaataaaatagaaaaacaAAAAATGTGTGTGCGAAAAAATACTTTTAATTAAATAAATGTTATTTGAATTTCGTATTACTATTCCTTTTTTGAAAAAAATAAAATTCAAAAAAAAAATCGAAAAAGTGTATCCTATCAATATAGTAAATAAATTTCAAATTGCAAAAGGTGCCCTAAGCCCAAGCTAGCACACACACTCAACTTTAATTTCATCAGCATCTTCTTTGCTCCATTCCCTTGCTTAACTCGTCTCTATAACAATGTTTGGCTACTTCTATTTCGTTCGGCCACAACGTAAGGAGGTATGCTTGGTTTTCTTTGTGTTTGCGCCCGAGTATATATGTGACCACTAACCACATGGTCATTACATTTGTTAGGTTTCGTATGCAAAGGCATGTGTTCTTGAGGATCCTTAATGGGATTCAACAAGTTGACGACTACTTCACGCAACGTGTTGACGCCACTAGGTTGCCCAGGTTGGGTCCCTTACAAAAAATATGTGTTGTTGTCTGTATCCTAGCGTATGGTTTACCTTCGGATGTTGTTGATGATTACATCATAATAGGAGAATCCACGGCTAGGGGATGCGTCATTAGGTTCTATTGCGCTGTCATAAGTGCATTCAGTGCATGCTACATTAGGACACCGAACGAACACGATATACGTCGCATCCTGCATACAAATGATGTAAGGGGGTTTCTAGGCATGATGCATTGCATGCACTAGGAGTGGCAGAACTATCCTACTGCATGGCGGGGTAAGTTTAACGGTACGAATTTAAGGCCTACCTAGATACTAGAAGAGGTGGCTATCCACGACCTATGGATTTAGCACGCTTTCTTTGGCATGTACAGTACAAACAAAGACATCAACGTTCTGCAACGATCTCCTATATTTGACCCCATTCACAACGGAACAATGCCTCTGGTTGAATATAATGTTAATAGCCACGAGTACCGTATAGGTTACTACTTATCAGGTGGTATTTATCCCGACTAGCCTATGTTTGTTAAAGCCATCTTCCACCCCTTCGAGGAGAAGAAAGTTCATTTCACTCATATGCATGAATAATGTCATAAGGATGTCGAACACGCCTTCAGAGTGTTGCAAGCCTAATGGGTAGTACTTCGCAGGCCAGCTTGTGAGTGGGACAGCCAAAGGCTAGGTGAAATCATGAAGGCATGTATAATTCTTCACAGCATGATAATAGAAGACGAAGGATGAACCGCAACAAATGTGGATTTCGCCAATGTTGGAACCATTCATTCCGTCTCTTAGTTCAGTTTGTCCAcgaattctgtatttattaatagaccaCATTTATAGACACTACATTAtataatagagtctcttagttgtctcttaTCAAATCAATGTTGTAGATCAGATGACCACGGATGCTTGGCTTTGATTCCTTAGAAAAGCTCTAAATTAATCATGGCATGGAGACTTTCTCACATTTGCACAAGAATGCATGAAATCATGGCATGCAGTAAACTATCCACATCCAAAGCTAGAAACTGGTTAATCACACCAGCTGCAAACGATAATTTTTTGTTTATAAGAGATGAGTAGATGACAAAGTCAGGAAAAACTAGTTGTAGGTTCATGGAATAACTGTCTTCCACAACCATCCACTCGATCAACATGCAGTAAAATAGACCGAAAGTAAAGCACTATAGATAGCCATACTTCCAATATGTGCAAAGCTTGGGACTGATAAATGATTTTACGATCCAAAAGATAGACAAATGGACGAACATATAAACAGAACCTACAATTCTAATATGGGATTCCTCTTTAAGACGTCTATGTCTTATCATCCGTGTGATTTCACTGGAGAAGTCTCCCATACTAATGTACGTACTAGAAGCCACTATATCCAGGTCTGGATAGAGATAATCGACATCTTGGCTTATCTGCGGCAATCTGAAAACTAAATGACGCCAACAGATCCATACCCTCTCCCGGGCTGCAGAGGCGGTCACCCGGCGCCACGACCGCTCCCTGCCTCCTCCGCTGCCGCGGCCGCCTCTGCCTCCGCGGCCTTGCGCGCCACCGCGACGCGCTCCTCGATCTCGTCTTCGGTGTAGCCGTGCTCCTCGAGCGCGTCCCTGAGCACGAGCAGCTTGAGCTCGACTTGGCGCTTGCGGTCGTGCTCGAGGATCTCCTTGTTGGGCTTGCGCGTCCCGCCGCCATCCGCGCCGGCGGCGTCGGAGCGCAGCGGCCTGTGGGGCCCGCCCGGACCACCGCCGGATGTGGAGCGGGGCTTGACGAAGAACTTGTTGCTCTGCGCGTACCCGTTGGTGCCCGACCCCCGCGCGGTCTGCAGCCCGATGCCGTTGTACATCGCGGCCGTCGGGCGGGGAGAAGCCGGTTGGATCGGCGGCGGCGCAATCTAGGGCAAGGGAAGCCTGGCTAGGACGAGGTGACTGGTGAGATGAGAGGCAAGGGAGGAGCCGGTTGGGTTATATTCTGGTCTGGGCCCGTGACTCCGAGTCCGTACCCCAGGCCACGGTAAAAGCGCCACGTCACCCTTTTTAATATCAGCGGTTAGAATTCTATTAGGCTGAGTCCAGTGCACAGCCTCTCtctcgcccctgccacgtcagctctcgcctccactctcgcccctgctgctccagtgcacaggctgcagcagg
Proteins encoded:
- the LOC103654770 gene encoding pre-mRNA-splicing factor CWC21; this encodes MYNGIGLQTARGSGTNGYAQSNTFFVKPRSTAGGGPGGRHRPLPLDAAGADGGGVRKPNKEILEHDRKRQVEVKLLVLTVALEEHGYTEDEIEERVAEARKAAEAEAAAAVAAEEVGIGPGAGRSPLPGRGYGSVGVI
- the LOC103654771 gene encoding pre-mRNA-splicing factor CWC21, with product MYNGIGLQTARGSGTNGYAQSNKFFVKPRSTSGGGPGGPHRPLRSDAAGADGGGTRKPNKEILEHDRKRQVELKLLVLRDALEEHGYTEDEIEERVAVARKAAEAEAAAAAEEAGSGRGAG